From the genome of Pseudomonas yamanorum, one region includes:
- a CDS encoding cupin domain-containing protein has protein sequence MDVGERLQSIRKLKGLSQRELAKRAGVTNSTISMIEKNSVSPSISSLRKVLGGIPMSMVEFFSEEILQEKPTQIVYKANELIDISDGAVTMKLVGRAHPSRAIAFLNEIYPPGADTGEEMLTHEGEETGILVEGRLELVVGLETFVLEAGDSYYFESTKPHRFRNPFEVPARLISAATPANF, from the coding sequence TTGGACGTCGGCGAACGACTGCAATCCATCCGTAAACTGAAAGGTCTTTCCCAGCGTGAGCTAGCCAAGCGCGCGGGCGTCACCAACAGCACCATTTCGATGATCGAAAAAAACAGTGTCAGCCCCTCCATCAGCTCCTTGCGCAAGGTGCTGGGCGGCATTCCCATGTCGATGGTGGAGTTCTTTTCCGAGGAGATCCTCCAGGAAAAACCGACCCAGATCGTCTATAAAGCCAATGAGCTGATCGATATCTCCGACGGCGCCGTCACCATGAAACTGGTGGGCCGCGCGCATCCGAGCCGGGCGATTGCGTTCCTCAACGAGATCTACCCGCCAGGTGCTGATACCGGCGAAGAGATGCTCACCCATGAGGGCGAGGAAACCGGGATTCTGGTGGAAGGCCGCCTGGAGCTGGTAGTCGGTCTTGAAACTTTTGTGCTCGAAGCCGGCGATAGCTACTACTTTGAAAGCACTAAGCCGCACCGTTTTCGTAATCCGTTCGAAGTGCCGGCGCGACTAATCAGCGCAGCCACACCCGCGAACTTTTAA
- a CDS encoding c-type cytochrome codes for MKMLAAPATVLALWAVSAQAATNDEIAKRLEPVGQVCVQGQECKGMEVAVAAGGGGGAKSPDDVIAKHCNACHGTGLLGAPKIGDTAAWKDRADHQGGLDGLLAKAITGLNAMPPKGTCADCSDAELKGAIEKMSGLK; via the coding sequence ATGAAAATGCTGGCTGCACCAGCAACCGTACTGGCCCTATGGGCTGTCAGCGCTCAAGCTGCGACCAATGATGAAATTGCCAAACGCCTGGAGCCTGTCGGCCAGGTGTGCGTCCAGGGGCAAGAGTGCAAGGGGATGGAAGTGGCAGTGGCTGCGGGCGGCGGCGGTGGCGCGAAATCGCCGGATGACGTGATCGCCAAGCACTGCAACGCTTGCCACGGTACCGGTCTGTTGGGCGCCCCGAAAATTGGTGACACCGCCGCCTGGAAAGACCGCGCGGACCACCAGGGTGGCCTCGACGGCCTGCTGGCCAAGGCCATCACCGGCCTGAATGCAATGCCACCCAAAGGCACCTGCGCCGACTGCTCGGATGCCGAGCTTAAAGGCGCGATCGAGAAGATGTCGGGTCTTAAATAA
- a CDS encoding acetyl-CoA hydrolase/transferase C-terminal domain-containing protein — MVQLCSIEQAVDDVLARLPAHIHMGMPLGLGKPNLFVNALYRRVAKLPDRALTIYTALVLGRPTLGDGLQKRFLEPFIERVFGDYPELDFLAALHKDNLPANIHVQQFFMQPGSLLHSASAQQDYVSSNYSHAARDINAAGLNLVAQLVASSAEHPDRLSLSCNPDITLDLLPMIAKRREAGETILVVGQVHSDLPYMPGDAELGMDEFDFLIDEKDSTTLFSTPNMPVGFQDHFIGLHASTLVRDGGTLQIGIGSMGDALTAALLARQADNEAYRLLLTDLDVYQWAPLISHEGGVAPFARGLYGCSEMFVNGLLVLADAGIVRRKVYPDVATQERANAGTLDEAAQTDGISVHGGFFLGPQSFYERLRDLPQSKRLEFNMTRISYINELYGQEELKRLQRLDARFINSAFTVTLLGAGVADQLEDGRVLSGVGGQYNFVAQGHALEGARSILILRSWRESGGEVSSNIVWEYGHCTIPRHLRDIVITEYGIADLRGQTDAKVIEALLNITDSRFQEDLIEQAQKAGKLPKDFQLDPRFADNTPERLQAIQARHPRLFPEYPLGCDFTDEERDLLRALNWLKSKFKLTEIVELGKAALDAPEPEAFPEHLVRMGLDKPEGLKEDLYQRLLLAGLQATAH, encoded by the coding sequence ATGGTGCAGTTGTGTTCAATCGAGCAAGCGGTCGACGACGTACTGGCACGGCTGCCGGCGCATATTCACATGGGAATGCCCCTGGGCCTGGGCAAACCCAACCTGTTCGTCAACGCGCTGTACCGGCGTGTCGCCAAGCTGCCGGATCGGGCGCTGACCATTTACACCGCCCTGGTCCTGGGCCGCCCCACCTTGGGCGATGGCTTGCAGAAGCGCTTCCTCGAACCTTTTATCGAACGGGTTTTCGGCGACTATCCCGAGCTGGATTTCCTCGCCGCCCTGCACAAGGACAATCTGCCGGCCAACATTCACGTGCAGCAGTTCTTCATGCAGCCCGGCAGTTTGTTGCACAGCGCCTCGGCTCAGCAGGATTACGTCAGCAGCAACTACAGCCACGCCGCCCGTGATATCAACGCCGCCGGCCTGAACCTCGTTGCGCAGCTGGTGGCCAGCAGCGCCGAACACCCGGATCGCCTGAGCCTGAGCTGCAACCCCGACATCACACTCGACCTGTTGCCGATGATCGCCAAGCGCCGCGAGGCCGGTGAAACCATCCTGGTGGTGGGCCAGGTTCACAGTGATTTGCCCTACATGCCCGGCGACGCCGAACTGGGCATGGACGAATTCGACTTCCTGATCGACGAGAAGGACAGCACCACGCTGTTCTCCACGCCGAACATGCCTGTAGGTTTCCAGGACCACTTTATCGGTTTGCACGCCAGCACCCTGGTGCGCGACGGCGGCACCCTGCAGATCGGCATCGGCTCCATGGGCGACGCACTGACCGCCGCCTTGCTGGCGCGTCAGGCGGACAACGAGGCGTATCGCCTGTTGCTCACCGACCTGGATGTGTACCAATGGGCGCCGCTGATCAGCCATGAAGGTGGCGTCGCACCCTTCGCCCGTGGCCTGTACGGTTGCAGCGAAATGTTCGTCAACGGCCTGCTGGTGCTGGCCGACGCCGGGATTGTGCGGCGCAAGGTGTACCCGGACGTGGCGACTCAGGAGCGGGCTAACGCCGGCACCCTGGACGAAGCCGCGCAGACCGACGGCATTTCGGTGCACGGCGGCTTCTTCCTCGGCCCGCAAAGTTTCTACGAGCGCCTGCGGGATTTGCCCCAGAGCAAGCGTCTGGAATTCAACATGACCCGCATCAGCTACATCAACGAGCTGTACGGGCAGGAAGAACTCAAGCGTTTGCAGCGCCTGGATGCGCGGTTTATCAACAGTGCATTTACGGTGACGCTGCTGGGCGCGGGCGTGGCCGACCAGTTGGAAGACGGCCGGGTGCTCAGCGGCGTTGGCGGGCAATACAACTTTGTCGCCCAGGGCCATGCGCTGGAAGGCGCGCGCTCGATCCTGATCCTGCGCAGCTGGCGCGAATCGGGGGGCGAGGTCAGTTCCAATATCGTCTGGGAATACGGCCACTGCACCATTCCCCGGCACCTGCGGGACATCGTCATCACCGAATACGGGATCGCGGATTTGCGTGGGCAGACCGATGCCAAGGTAATCGAGGCGCTGCTGAATATCACCGACTCACGGTTCCAGGAAGACTTGATCGAACAGGCGCAGAAGGCCGGGAAGTTGCCGAAGGATTTCCAGCTGGATCCGCGGTTTGCCGACAACACGCCGGAGCGTCTGCAGGCGATTCAGGCGCGGCATCCACGGTTGTTCCCGGAGTATCCGTTGGGCTGTGATTTCACCGATGAAGAGCGGGATTTGCTGCGGGCGTTGAACTGGCTCAAGAGCAAATTCAAGCTGACGGAGATTGTGGAACTGGGCAAGGCGGCGCTGGATGCACCGGAGCCGGAGGCGTTTCCCGAGCATTTGGTGCGGATGGGGTTGGATAAGCCGGAGGGGTTGAAAGAGGACCTGTACCAGCGGCTGCTGCTAGCGGGCCTACAAGCCACCGCGCACTAA
- a CDS encoding xanthine phosphoribosyltransferase codes for MEALHKKIREEGIVLSDQVLKVDAFLNHQIDPALMKLIGDEFAALFKDSGITKIVTIEASGIAPAIMTGLNLGVPVIFARKQQSLTLTENLLSATVYSFTKKTESTVAISPRHLTSSDRVLIIDDFLANGKASQALISIIKQAGATVAGLGIVIEKSFQGGRAELDAQGYRVESLARVQSLAGGVVTFIE; via the coding sequence GTGGAAGCACTGCACAAGAAAATTCGCGAAGAAGGCATCGTGCTTTCCGATCAGGTACTCAAGGTCGACGCCTTTCTGAACCACCAGATCGACCCGGCGCTGATGAAACTGATCGGTGATGAATTCGCTGCGTTGTTCAAGGATTCGGGCATCACCAAGATCGTCACCATCGAAGCCTCGGGCATTGCACCGGCGATCATGACCGGCCTGAACCTCGGCGTACCGGTGATTTTCGCGCGCAAGCAACAGTCCCTGACCCTGACTGAAAACCTGCTGTCGGCGACGGTGTATTCCTTCACCAAGAAAACCGAAAGCACCGTGGCGATCTCGCCGCGCCACCTGACCAGCAGCGACCGCGTGCTGATCATTGATGACTTCCTGGCTAACGGTAAGGCATCCCAGGCGCTGATTTCGATCATCAAACAGGCCGGCGCGACCGTTGCAGGTTTGGGGATTGTGATCGAGAAGTCGTTCCAGGGTGGCCGTGCGGAGCTGGATGCACAGGGTTATCGGGTTGAGTCGCTGGCGCGGGTGCAGTCGTTGGCGGGTGGGGTTGTGACCTTTATCGAGTAA